Proteins co-encoded in one Spirosoma endbachense genomic window:
- a CDS encoding TldD/PmbA family protein: MNRRDFNQLMAVGAAGILLPTLPAYSRTVTAEELMEPGLDVSIKKRLADAALNAATVKGATYADVRIGRYLNQYVMTREDKVQNIINTESFGVGVRVIANGCWGFAAIGDTQSEEAVARTAEKAVAFAKAHAKLLKKPVQLAPQKGFGEVSWKTPVQKNSFEIPVKEKTDLLLSVNGAALTNGADFVNSVLFMINEQKYFASTDGSYIDQDVHRIWPNFTVTAVDKASGLMATRDSLSAPMGRSYDYLQSAPADRLTGVTTRYNKGYDMLEDATAAAKQARLKLKAKTVEAGKYDLVLDPSHTYLTIHESVGHATELDRVLGYEANLAGTSFATIDKWQSKNFNYGSKEVNFFADKTQPGSLGEVGWDDEGVKTKQWDIIKDGILVNYQAIRDQVHMLGETESQGCCYADSWSTVQFQRMANISLAPGKERLTVDEMIKDVKKGIYIIGDGSYSIDQQRYNFQFGGQLFYEIKDGQIAGMLRDVAYQSNTQEFWNSCVKVCDERDFRLGGTFFDGKGQPAQINSVSHGSSTARFNGVNVLNTSRKI, from the coding sequence GTGAATCGTCGCGACTTTAATCAACTCATGGCCGTAGGGGCTGCCGGGATTTTACTGCCCACCTTGCCCGCCTATTCCCGCACTGTTACCGCTGAAGAATTAATGGAGCCAGGTCTGGATGTTTCCATTAAAAAACGTTTGGCCGATGCTGCTTTGAATGCCGCTACGGTCAAAGGAGCCACGTATGCTGATGTCCGGATTGGGCGGTACCTGAACCAATACGTCATGACGCGGGAAGACAAAGTGCAGAATATCATCAATACGGAGTCTTTTGGGGTGGGCGTACGTGTTATTGCGAACGGTTGCTGGGGTTTTGCGGCCATCGGCGATACCCAAAGCGAAGAAGCAGTAGCCAGAACGGCCGAGAAAGCTGTCGCTTTTGCTAAAGCCCATGCCAAGCTACTTAAAAAACCAGTGCAGCTCGCACCTCAGAAAGGCTTTGGCGAAGTATCCTGGAAGACACCTGTTCAGAAAAACTCATTTGAGATCCCGGTTAAAGAAAAAACAGATCTATTGTTATCGGTCAATGGCGCGGCACTAACCAACGGTGCTGATTTTGTTAATTCCGTGTTGTTTATGATCAATGAACAGAAATATTTCGCGTCGACCGACGGCTCGTATATTGATCAGGATGTTCACCGGATCTGGCCAAATTTCACGGTTACCGCCGTCGATAAAGCGAGTGGGCTGATGGCCACCCGAGATTCGCTGAGTGCGCCAATGGGCCGAAGCTACGACTACCTTCAATCCGCTCCTGCCGACCGACTGACCGGGGTCACCACGCGTTACAACAAAGGCTACGACATGCTCGAAGACGCGACGGCTGCCGCCAAACAGGCCCGACTGAAATTGAAGGCCAAGACCGTAGAAGCTGGTAAATACGATCTGGTGCTGGATCCATCGCATACCTATCTAACTATTCATGAGTCGGTTGGGCACGCTACAGAACTGGATCGTGTATTGGGGTATGAAGCCAACCTGGCTGGTACGTCGTTTGCTACGATCGACAAGTGGCAATCGAAGAATTTTAACTATGGTAGCAAAGAGGTAAACTTCTTCGCCGACAAAACCCAACCCGGCTCGCTGGGCGAAGTAGGTTGGGACGACGAAGGCGTGAAGACCAAGCAGTGGGATATTATTAAAGATGGCATTCTTGTCAATTATCAGGCCATTCGCGATCAGGTGCACATGTTAGGCGAAACAGAGTCGCAGGGCTGTTGCTATGCCGATAGCTGGAGTACCGTTCAGTTCCAGCGAATGGCGAATATTTCGTTAGCGCCCGGAAAGGAGCGGCTCACAGTCGATGAGATGATCAAGGATGTTAAAAAAGGAATTTATATCATTGGAGATGGGTCGTATTCGATTGATCAGCAACGGTATAATTTTCAATTTGGCGGCCAGTTGTTCTATGAGATCAAGGATGGGCAAATTGCCGGGATGCTTCGTGATGTGGCGTATCAATCCAATACACAGGAATTCTGGAACTCATGCGTAAAAGTTTGTGATGAACGGGACTTCCGTCTGGGTGGAACATTCTTCGATGGCAAAGGGCAGCCCGCTCAAATCAATTCGGTTTCGCACGGCAGTTCGACAGCCCGTTTCAATGGAGTAAACGTGCTCAATACCTCACGGAAAATCTAA
- a CDS encoding TldD/PmbA family protein, producing the protein MAIISQEEAKKILDKVLSFSKADEMSVSLNGGRTSNIRYALNSVSSGGEADNMSLLISAGIGKRLGSATVNEFSDQAIERTVRRAEEIARLAPENPEYMPMIGPQKYLETPMYSENTAKMDSEYRAQVAFDSVEACVEKNLSAAGFLQDSTGFSAIANSKGLFGYNKATSVDFSVTVRTADARGSGYVTRDFNDIAKLNAAQTTQIAMQKALASTSARAIEPGKYTVILEPTAMSTLLQSMMSGMDTRLADEGRSFLSKKGGGTRLGEKLIDERITIYSDPTNPEAPNEPFSGDGRRGFAAINFLGGGGVGDGRPQEKITWFEKGVVKNMSYSRFWADKKGVKATPPASGFIMQGGNQSLADMIKSTERGILVTRLWYVRMVDPKTLLQTGLTRDGTFYIENGQIKFPVKNFRFNESAVIVLNNIEALGTPVRMNGNMIPPVKARDFTFTSLSDAI; encoded by the coding sequence ATGGCTATTATATCCCAAGAAGAAGCAAAGAAAATCCTCGATAAGGTTTTATCCTTTTCCAAAGCCGATGAAATGAGTGTTAGTCTGAACGGAGGCCGGACCAGTAACATCCGGTATGCGCTCAATAGCGTTTCCTCCGGGGGCGAAGCTGATAATATGTCACTCTTGATCAGTGCTGGTATCGGCAAACGATTAGGTTCGGCTACGGTTAATGAGTTTAGTGATCAGGCAATTGAACGAACCGTTCGGCGAGCCGAAGAAATCGCCCGGCTGGCTCCTGAAAATCCGGAATACATGCCCATGATCGGGCCACAGAAGTATCTGGAGACGCCCATGTATTCTGAAAATACAGCCAAAATGGATTCGGAGTATCGGGCTCAGGTTGCGTTCGATAGTGTGGAAGCGTGTGTCGAAAAGAACTTAAGTGCTGCTGGCTTTTTACAGGATTCAACTGGCTTTTCGGCCATTGCCAACAGCAAAGGTCTGTTTGGTTATAATAAGGCAACCTCGGTTGATTTCTCGGTTACCGTTCGAACGGCCGATGCCAGAGGGTCGGGCTACGTAACCCGCGACTTTAATGATATAGCGAAACTGAATGCCGCACAGACCACCCAGATTGCGATGCAAAAAGCCCTGGCTTCTACCAGTGCCCGAGCCATAGAGCCCGGTAAATATACCGTCATTCTGGAGCCAACGGCCATGAGCACGTTATTGCAGAGCATGATGTCGGGCATGGACACCCGTCTGGCCGATGAAGGAAGAAGTTTTCTGAGCAAAAAAGGAGGTGGAACCCGACTCGGAGAAAAGCTTATTGACGAACGAATTACGATCTATTCCGATCCGACGAATCCCGAAGCGCCAAATGAACCGTTTTCTGGCGATGGACGAAGAGGGTTTGCAGCGATCAATTTTCTGGGTGGAGGGGGTGTTGGTGATGGACGGCCTCAGGAAAAAATAACCTGGTTTGAGAAAGGGGTTGTTAAAAACATGAGCTATTCCCGCTTTTGGGCCGATAAAAAAGGCGTGAAAGCCACTCCGCCCGCGTCGGGATTTATCATGCAGGGCGGCAATCAGTCGCTGGCCGATATGATCAAAAGTACCGAGCGGGGTATTCTGGTAACCCGCCTTTGGTATGTTCGGATGGTTGATCCGAAAACGTTATTACAAACAGGATTAACTCGTGACGGAACATTCTATATTGAAAATGGTCAGATCAAGTTTCCGGTCAAAAACTTCCGTTTCAACGAAAGCGCAGTTATTGTACTGAACAACATTGAGGCTCTGGGTACGCCGGTGCGGATGAATGGCAACATGATACCACCCGTAAAAGCCAGGGATTTTACGTTTACCAGCCTGTCGGATGCTATCTAG
- a CDS encoding alpha/beta hydrolase, with protein sequence MNRCTPPLARLSRALALLALCSLVGPLSVVGQANSTKVGKVERIKVHGKGLEGNLAGDSPDRDVSIYLPPSYQTDRNRHYPVIYFLHGFTDSDDKWYGFTKHWINLPATIDKAVTEGKSAEFIVVTPNAYNRYFGSMYSNSVTIGNWEDYVAKELVAYVDNHYRTIPEATSRGLAGHSMGGYGTIRIGEKHPEIFSSLYLLSPCCMLPNLTATPNPQQAAKMEGIKTQQDLEKADFGTKAAFASAAAWSPSTSQEEFHLDLPLKDGQPQPLVMAKWAANAPLVTIDQYISNIRQLKAIAFDAGNKDASIAANNKLLDGVLTSYGIAHTYEEYEGDHINHIADRIEQKMLPFFTNNLTSDKAAGSRSAKKK encoded by the coding sequence ATGAATCGATGTACTCCTCCCCTCGCCCGTTTATCCCGGGCACTTGCGTTACTAGCTCTTTGCTCTCTGGTCGGGCCACTTTCGGTAGTTGGTCAGGCTAACTCCACGAAGGTGGGTAAGGTCGAGCGCATTAAAGTGCATGGCAAAGGGCTGGAAGGGAATCTGGCCGGCGATTCACCCGATCGGGACGTCTCGATTTACTTACCGCCCAGCTACCAAACCGATAGGAATCGGCATTACCCCGTTATTTATTTTCTTCACGGGTTCACTGACAGCGACGACAAATGGTATGGCTTTACCAAGCATTGGATCAACCTGCCCGCTACTATCGATAAAGCGGTAACTGAAGGAAAATCAGCTGAGTTTATTGTTGTAACGCCCAATGCCTACAATCGCTATTTCGGGAGTATGTATTCTAACTCGGTTACGATCGGCAATTGGGAAGATTACGTGGCTAAAGAACTTGTAGCCTACGTCGACAACCATTACCGAACCATTCCAGAGGCAACCAGCCGTGGATTAGCCGGGCATTCGATGGGCGGTTATGGTACGATCCGAATCGGTGAGAAACATCCCGAGATCTTTTCGAGTCTGTATCTGCTTAGTCCGTGTTGTATGCTTCCGAATCTGACGGCTACACCAAATCCTCAACAGGCGGCCAAAATGGAAGGTATTAAAACGCAGCAGGATCTGGAAAAGGCTGATTTTGGTACGAAAGCCGCTTTTGCATCAGCTGCGGCCTGGTCGCCAAGTACCAGCCAGGAAGAATTCCATCTGGATCTACCCCTGAAAGATGGGCAGCCCCAGCCTCTGGTTATGGCTAAATGGGCTGCCAATGCACCGTTGGTAACGATCGATCAGTACATCTCCAACATCAGGCAGTTAAAGGCGATCGCTTTCGACGCAGGCAATAAGGACGCCAGTATAGCCGCCAATAACAAACTGTTAGACGGCGTATTAACCAGCTATGGCATTGCCCATACGTATGAGGAGTATGAAGGCGACCACATCAACCACATTGCCGATCGAATTGAGCAAAAGATGCTCCCTTTTTTCACCAATAACTTAACCTCCGACAAGGCTGCCGGTTCTCGCTCAGCGAAAAAGAAGTGA
- a CDS encoding DinB family protein: MAQPHKPDTDTNTILRNQLITLLQKSEAHQSLDAAIKNLPAELRGVKPENLPYSIWQLIDHIRLVQWDILEFSRNADYQSPPWPEGYWTKQVQPPDNSAWQQALDQIQQDRDAFIALLADPEWDLFQPFAHGDGQNLLREALLIADHTAYHVGEIIIIRRLLNAWPR, from the coding sequence ATGGCTCAACCACATAAACCTGATACCGATACAAACACGATCTTACGCAATCAATTAATCACGTTGCTACAGAAAAGTGAAGCACATCAATCGCTTGACGCTGCCATCAAGAATTTACCCGCTGAATTACGAGGGGTAAAACCGGAGAATTTACCTTATAGCATCTGGCAACTAATTGACCATATCCGGCTGGTACAGTGGGACATCCTTGAATTTTCCCGTAATGCCGACTACCAGTCGCCCCCGTGGCCCGAAGGCTACTGGACCAAACAGGTGCAGCCCCCGGATAACTCGGCCTGGCAACAAGCTCTGGACCAGATTCAGCAGGATCGGGATGCTTTTATTGCTTTGCTGGCCGACCCTGAGTGGGATTTGTTTCAGCCGTTTGCTCATGGCGACGGGCAGAATCTTCTTCGCGAGGCTTTACTGATCGCGGACCATACGGCCTATCATGTGGGTGAAATTATTATTATCCGTCGGCTACTGAACGCCTGGCCACGCTGA
- a CDS encoding ABC transporter permease codes for MTKPTEPQPPRPVGPRWATRLLHAFCAPHLVDEMAGDLDELFQQRVGTIGLRKARLRYIRDVLSLLRPFALKHKPTVQHFSKYPQHSSFHPDMIRNYLKIAFRNLGKNKIYSFINIGGLTVGMTVAMLIGLWIYDELSFDTDHLNYNRIAKVMLQQTVEGNTSTSEWVPIPLSTALKNDYGSDFSHIVLTHQTGEQILANGTAKLTQKGYYAEPEFLEILPLKLRQGARSGLNDPGSILLSESLASALFGNTDPINQLVKVNNKVAVKVAGVYPDFPNNSEFRDVAYVLPWTQFVADQEWVKRVEDNWGVNAFQLLVQLAPNADLDKVSAKIESVKATHAKDEAKFNPKAFLHPMSRWHLYSEWENGVPVRGRIQFVWLFGIIGLFVLLLACINFMNLSTARSEKRAKEVGIRKAVGSVRSQLIGQFFSESFLVVFFAFALSLLLVQLALPWFNEIADKNTSILWNNSLFWALGIGFSLITGLVAGSYPAFYLSGFQPVKVLKGTFRVGRFASMPRKVLVVTQFTVSLALIIGTIIVFRQIQYAKNRPLGYDRNGLVSVRMNTPELMERYGIIHTELLQTGAVVSVAESNNPTTGVYSSDNRLDWKGKDPNRPVDFNVVTCTHDFGKTVGWQIKEGRDFSRNFSTDSTGLILNESAIKYMGLKHPIGERIKWANETYTVIGVIKDLVTDSPFEPVKQTAFRLNYEWTNFITIRLNPKMSAREALNKIEPIFRKYNPASPFDYKFVSAEQDQKFRAEERIGKLATLFAILAIFISCLGLFGLASFVAEQRTKEIGVRKVLGASVFNLWQLLSKDFIVLVLISFLLASPVAYYFMSGWLKQYTYRSDISWWIFAVSGLAAIGITLATVSFQSIKAALMNPVRSLRSE; via the coding sequence ATGACTAAGCCAACAGAACCGCAACCACCCCGACCCGTCGGACCGCGCTGGGCTACCCGGCTCCTGCATGCATTTTGTGCTCCTCATCTGGTTGACGAAATGGCAGGTGATCTGGATGAATTGTTCCAGCAACGAGTCGGCACAATTGGCCTCCGAAAAGCGCGGCTTCGCTATATCCGGGACGTACTGAGTTTGCTTCGCCCGTTTGCCCTTAAACACAAACCAACTGTCCAACACTTCAGCAAGTACCCTCAACACTCATCCTTTCATCCTGACATGATTCGAAATTACCTCAAAATCGCCTTTCGTAATCTAGGCAAAAACAAGATCTATTCCTTTATCAACATTGGCGGGCTAACTGTGGGAATGACTGTAGCGATGCTGATTGGGTTGTGGATCTATGACGAGTTGTCGTTCGATACCGATCACCTCAACTACAACCGTATTGCCAAAGTTATGCTGCAACAAACGGTTGAGGGCAACACGTCTACCAGCGAATGGGTGCCAATTCCTTTGAGCACTGCCCTGAAAAACGACTACGGCAGTGATTTCAGCCACATCGTTCTGACTCACCAGACCGGGGAACAGATTCTGGCTAACGGTACGGCAAAACTCACGCAAAAAGGGTATTACGCAGAACCGGAATTCCTGGAAATATTACCCCTGAAATTACGACAGGGAGCAAGATCCGGGCTTAACGACCCAGGCTCTATTCTGCTTTCGGAGTCTTTGGCCAGCGCCCTGTTTGGAAATACCGATCCGATTAATCAGCTCGTAAAAGTCAATAATAAGGTAGCGGTTAAAGTGGCTGGTGTTTATCCTGATTTTCCGAACAATTCGGAATTCCGTGATGTGGCTTATGTGCTGCCATGGACGCAATTTGTGGCCGATCAGGAATGGGTAAAACGGGTTGAGGATAACTGGGGCGTAAACGCATTTCAGCTCCTGGTCCAGCTCGCTCCCAACGCTGATCTTGATAAAGTTTCGGCCAAAATAGAATCCGTTAAGGCCACGCACGCCAAGGATGAAGCCAAATTTAATCCCAAAGCTTTTCTGCATCCGATGAGCCGATGGCACCTTTATTCGGAATGGGAAAACGGCGTTCCGGTCCGGGGTCGTATTCAATTTGTCTGGCTGTTTGGTATTATTGGCCTGTTTGTACTTTTACTGGCCTGCATTAATTTCATGAATCTTTCGACGGCCCGTTCCGAAAAACGTGCCAAAGAAGTTGGTATACGAAAGGCTGTCGGGTCCGTTCGCAGTCAGTTAATCGGTCAGTTTTTCAGCGAGTCATTTCTGGTTGTTTTCTTCGCTTTTGCGCTGTCGCTGCTACTGGTACAGCTTGCTCTGCCCTGGTTTAACGAAATCGCCGATAAGAATACCAGCATCCTGTGGAATAATTCGCTGTTTTGGGCGCTTGGCATCGGCTTTAGTTTGATCACAGGGCTGGTTGCGGGCAGTTATCCGGCATTTTACCTATCCGGTTTTCAGCCTGTGAAAGTACTTAAAGGCACATTTCGGGTCGGTCGTTTTGCGTCGATGCCACGTAAGGTGCTGGTTGTGACGCAATTTACCGTATCACTAGCGCTTATTATCGGAACCATCATTGTATTCCGGCAGATCCAGTACGCCAAAAACCGACCGCTCGGCTATGACCGGAATGGTTTGGTAAGTGTCCGGATGAATACGCCGGAACTGATGGAGCGATACGGTATTATCCATACTGAATTGCTGCAAACCGGAGCGGTTGTGAGTGTGGCCGAGTCAAATAATCCTACGACCGGCGTTTATTCGAGCGATAACCGACTGGACTGGAAAGGCAAGGACCCGAATCGGCCGGTCGATTTTAACGTGGTGACCTGCACCCATGATTTTGGCAAAACCGTGGGCTGGCAGATCAAGGAAGGACGCGACTTTTCGCGCAATTTCTCAACCGATTCCACCGGTTTGATCCTGAACGAAAGCGCGATCAAGTATATGGGCCTTAAACACCCGATTGGCGAGCGGATAAAATGGGCGAACGAAACCTATACCGTTATTGGTGTCATTAAGGATCTGGTGACCGATTCACCCTTCGAGCCGGTAAAACAAACGGCTTTCAGGTTGAATTACGAATGGACTAATTTCATTACGATCCGGCTGAACCCGAAGATGAGTGCCCGCGAGGCCCTGAATAAGATTGAGCCGATTTTCCGAAAATACAATCCCGCCAGTCCTTTCGATTACAAATTCGTTAGCGCCGAACAAGATCAGAAATTCCGTGCTGAAGAGCGCATTGGTAAACTCGCAACCTTGTTCGCCATCCTGGCTATTTTCATTAGTTGTCTTGGTTTGTTTGGGTTAGCATCGTTTGTTGCCGAACAGCGTACGAAAGAAATTGGGGTTCGTAAAGTGCTGGGTGCATCTGTCTTTAATCTGTGGCAGCTCCTGTCGAAAGACTTTATCGTTCTGGTCCTGATTTCGTTCCTGCTTGCTTCACCCGTAGCCTATTACTTCATGAGTGGCTGGCTAAAGCAATATACATACCGCTCTGACATATCGTGGTGGATTTTTGCAGTATCAGGTCTGGCGGCCATTGGCATTACGTTAGCAACCGTATCGTTTCAAAGCATCAAGGCAGCGCTGATGAATCCGGTCAGGAGCCTGCGAAGTGAGTAA
- a CDS encoding PadR family transcriptional regulator: MKGTYLGEFEEVVLLAVAIRSGDAYGATVVNEIEQQMNRAVNLGAVHSALNRLYEKGLVSSHMGGASQERGGRRKRLYSVTAAGRRALEEARQLRNQMWEAIPTTTWA, from the coding sequence ATGAAAGGAACTTACTTAGGCGAGTTCGAAGAAGTCGTCCTGCTGGCTGTGGCTATCCGTTCAGGCGATGCCTATGGAGCCACAGTTGTCAATGAGATCGAGCAGCAAATGAACCGGGCTGTCAATTTGGGAGCGGTGCATTCGGCCTTGAACCGACTCTACGAAAAAGGGCTGGTCAGCTCCCATATGGGCGGAGCCAGTCAGGAACGGGGCGGACGCCGAAAACGGCTCTACTCAGTGACCGCTGCTGGTCGACGAGCCCTGGAGGAGGCTCGCCAACTCCGCAATCAGATGTGGGAAGCGATTCCAACAACCACCTGGGCATGA
- a CDS encoding sulfatase family protein produces the protein MKKLAILLLVFGGIAMSFMQHQLNQPQSAQVTPAQPNILWITCEDMSPHLACYGDKEVKTPNLDQLAAEGIRFTHAYTTAGVCAPSRSAIITGMYQNSIGTQHMRTLQPAPYPHKFSPVKTYSAVIPQDVHCFPEYLRKAGYYTTNNEKQDYQFLPPVTVWDESSKKAHWQNRPGHSDGTGKPFFSVFNLMITHESQIWMRENESLLVRPEDVIVPAYYPDTKTVRHDIARHLSNVMRMDSITGTIIKQLKDDGLYDNTIIFFYSDHGDGLPFVKREVFDRGLRVPLIVRIPEKFRVKGSKPKGSTDDQLISFVDLAPTVLSLANIPLPDYLQGQAFLGEKKAATPRKYIFAGRDRMDMPVDRVRTLGDGRYKYYRNFMPEKPYYQDIEFRLSIPMMREILQLRDAGKLNATQMMWFRKTKPAEELYDTQTDPNEFINLADNPDYKAKLVELRGQMDAWLKKVGDKAAIPEADMLKQMWNGGSEPPQTAEPKVVKSGNSISIRCATPGASIGYILKHGPNQADSWHVYGGEKLMLQSGDSLRVVAQRIGYLPSKEVKLKE, from the coding sequence ATGAAAAAGTTAGCTATTCTTCTTCTGGTATTCGGTGGGATTGCCATGTCCTTCATGCAGCATCAACTGAATCAGCCCCAATCGGCTCAGGTTACACCTGCTCAGCCAAATATTCTCTGGATTACCTGCGAGGATATGTCCCCCCATCTGGCTTGCTACGGCGACAAAGAAGTGAAAACGCCGAATCTCGATCAGTTAGCGGCAGAGGGCATTCGCTTTACGCATGCGTATACAACAGCCGGTGTCTGCGCACCCAGTCGCTCGGCAATCATCACGGGTATGTACCAGAACTCCATCGGTACACAGCACATGCGAACGCTCCAGCCGGCCCCCTATCCCCATAAGTTTTCGCCCGTAAAGACCTACTCCGCGGTGATTCCTCAGGATGTTCACTGCTTTCCGGAGTACCTACGTAAGGCGGGGTATTACACGACCAACAACGAGAAGCAGGACTATCAGTTTTTACCGCCGGTGACGGTCTGGGATGAAAGCAGTAAAAAAGCGCACTGGCAAAACCGCCCCGGTCATAGTGATGGAACGGGTAAACCATTCTTCTCGGTGTTTAACCTGATGATCACCCACGAATCGCAAATCTGGATGCGTGAGAACGAATCCTTGCTGGTTCGTCCTGAGGATGTAATCGTGCCCGCGTATTATCCGGACACCAAAACTGTCCGTCATGACATAGCCCGGCATCTGTCCAATGTAATGCGTATGGATTCAATTACGGGAACGATTATCAAGCAGCTCAAGGATGACGGCCTCTACGACAACACGATCATCTTTTTCTATTCCGATCACGGCGACGGGTTGCCGTTCGTGAAACGGGAAGTTTTTGACCGGGGCCTGAGGGTGCCGCTGATTGTTCGAATCCCAGAGAAATTTCGGGTGAAAGGCAGCAAACCCAAAGGCTCGACCGACGACCAACTCATCAGCTTTGTCGATTTAGCCCCAACTGTGCTTTCCCTGGCCAATATTCCTCTCCCCGACTACTTGCAGGGTCAGGCATTTCTGGGCGAAAAGAAGGCGGCTACACCCCGGAAATACATCTTCGCTGGTCGGGACCGGATGGACATGCCGGTGGATCGGGTGCGAACCCTCGGGGATGGTCGGTATAAATACTACCGGAATTTTATGCCCGAAAAGCCTTATTATCAGGATATAGAGTTTCGATTGAGTATTCCTATGATGCGGGAAATTCTTCAGCTGCGGGATGCCGGGAAGCTGAACGCGACCCAGATGATGTGGTTCCGCAAGACCAAGCCAGCCGAAGAACTGTATGATACGCAGACCGATCCAAACGAGTTCATCAATCTGGCTGACAATCCCGATTACAAAGCTAAGCTAGTCGAATTGCGGGGCCAAATGGATGCCTGGTTGAAAAAGGTCGGTGATAAAGCCGCAATACCCGAAGCCGATATGCTGAAACAAATGTGGAACGGCGGATCAGAACCACCTCAGACAGCTGAACCGAAAGTAGTTAAGTCAGGAAACTCAATCAGTATTCGTTGCGCCACGCCAGGAGCCTCCATTGGCTACATTCTTAAACACGGCCCCAATCAGGCGGATAGCTGGCACGTATACGGCGGAGAGAAACTGATGCTTCAATCCGGCGATTCGCTCCGGGTGGTTGCTCAGCGAATTGGCTACCTACCGAGTAAGGAAGTGAAACTGAAAGAATAA
- a CDS encoding RNA polymerase sigma factor: protein MSLHLLTDNELLALLREDDEQAFRELYDRYWYKMYVIAHRKLRRKEVAEELAQELFVMIWQKRESLRVINLQAFLGVSLKNLMIDYIRRNIQEEHYLDQLQRFFPAKTFATMEAVQLNELSEAIQSALAKLPEKTREIFILNRFEHLTIREIAQRLNLSEKTIEYHLSRSTTFLRQNLRDFMTAWVLYLLS from the coding sequence ATGTCCCTGCACCTGTTAACCGACAACGAATTGTTGGCCCTACTCCGAGAAGATGACGAGCAGGCGTTCAGGGAGTTATATGATCGATACTGGTATAAAATGTATGTGATCGCTCACCGTAAACTTCGCCGTAAAGAAGTTGCCGAAGAACTGGCACAGGAGCTTTTTGTGATGATCTGGCAGAAACGGGAATCGCTGCGGGTCATTAATTTACAGGCGTTTTTGGGCGTATCGCTCAAGAACCTGATGATCGACTACATCCGCCGGAATATTCAGGAAGAGCACTATCTGGATCAGCTCCAGCGCTTTTTCCCGGCCAAAACCTTTGCTACGATGGAAGCCGTTCAACTGAACGAACTATCCGAAGCGATCCAAAGCGCTCTGGCGAAACTCCCCGAGAAAACCCGAGAAATATTCATTCTCAATCGGTTCGAACACCTCACCATTCGCGAAATAGCTCAGCGCTTGAACCTGTCAGAAAAAACAATTGAGTACCACCTCTCCCGATCCACTACTTTTTTGCGTCAGAATCTGCGCGATTTCATGACGGCCTGGGTTCTGTATCTGCTCTCCTAG
- a CDS encoding FecR family protein, translating to MDSTNYQELLAKYLKGDCTDEERALLDQWFASLDSEVALPSTDDEQKELLAQNWQMLAARTVKTAPVKRFQARPYWVAAAVVLLIGGLSWYFVSRLTLELPGRQEQIAETQSSFTERINSSAVPEQLVLSDQSVVTLQPGSRLRYPIEFAGNKREVTLIGEAFFEVRKNPHKPFLVYSHDLITKVLGTSFRIKAYPTDRNVTVAVRTGRVSVYSPQLATQTKLKSDPETIGVVLTPNQQVTYLGQEHRLVKTLVEKPLVVIRNEELASFTFQNAPVSKIMSAIEKTYGVDVVYDEELMANCFITTSLDQENLYDKLTIICKLLGATYKVIDAQIVISGSGC from the coding sequence ATGGACAGCACCAACTACCAGGAGCTACTGGCAAAATACCTCAAGGGCGATTGCACCGACGAAGAACGGGCACTACTCGATCAATGGTTTGCATCCCTGGATTCTGAGGTTGCGCTACCCTCAACGGATGATGAGCAGAAAGAGCTATTGGCCCAAAACTGGCAGATGCTTGCCGCCCGGACTGTAAAAACAGCGCCCGTCAAACGATTCCAGGCAAGGCCCTATTGGGTAGCTGCTGCGGTTGTGCTTCTGATTGGTGGCCTGAGTTGGTATTTCGTCAGTCGGTTAACGCTTGAACTTCCTGGGAGGCAGGAGCAGATAGCGGAAACGCAGTCGTCGTTTACAGAACGAATTAACTCATCGGCAGTGCCTGAGCAATTGGTGTTGAGCGATCAGAGCGTAGTTACGTTGCAACCGGGTAGCAGGCTCCGGTACCCGATTGAATTCGCTGGCAACAAACGGGAAGTAACGCTGATTGGCGAGGCTTTTTTTGAGGTGCGAAAGAATCCGCATAAGCCGTTTCTGGTCTACTCACATGACCTGATCACCAAAGTTCTGGGAACGAGTTTTCGCATTAAAGCGTACCCAACCGATCGGAACGTAACGGTAGCCGTGCGAACAGGGCGGGTGTCGGTCTATTCGCCCCAATTAGCAACCCAGACTAAACTAAAGTCTGATCCTGAAACCATTGGTGTGGTGCTGACTCCCAATCAGCAGGTAACGTATCTGGGGCAGGAACATCGGTTGGTGAAAACGCTGGTCGAGAAACCCCTCGTGGTGATTCGTAATGAGGAATTGGCTTCGTTCACGTTTCAGAATGCGCCGGTTTCCAAAATCATGTCGGCTATTGAGAAAACCTACGGCGTCGATGTGGTCTATGACGAAGAGCTTATGGCTAACTGCTTTATAACGACTTCGTTAGATCAGGAAAATTTGTACGATAAACTGACGATTATCTGTAAGCTGCTGGGAGCTACGTATAAGGTCATCGATGCGCAGATCGTCATTAGTGGGTCAGGTTGTTAA